The DNA region cacaccaattcataGCCAAACATGTTACATTGTTTCTCTATCTCAACTGCCGCTGACTGGTTTGTCTGGTCTTGTGATAAATGGACATTTGCATTGGCACTGGATGAAATGGAagtctttctttcctttcattcCCTTATTGAGTTTCTATTAACTGGTAACCCCACCCAACAATATTTTTTTACATATATATTTTGTCTTCATGTGCATCgcaaataaatgtaggcctatcatttttcACTTCCTATCAGCATTCCTGTGATAATCAAACATTATAAATATAATTATAAATATAGCCTACGTATAAAAAGAGCACAGGAGGGTATAAAGGGGCACTGgcgatatgcttgctgtgtgcttaAATTATGCATGCAACCACACTCGATCAAGTTCATATACTTCCTCAAAGGGGCCAGATAGCCAACAGGACTCCAAATTTTAAGAGACATAAGGACAGCAAACCCAACCTCCAATCACAACGCAATGTTTTTTCCCCCGTTTGAGAGTTTCAGAGCAGTTTGAGCGATAGTTTGGTACCAACCGCAGCCCTCAACTTCATAGGCTTGCTAGGCTAGGGTATTCCTGATATGGAAGTCTTTCAAGTCATTGACTGCAAAGACATaaatgttttgcagtgtttcagAAGGAGTGTTTATTGATGCAGTACAGACCCAAATGACAATACAAGTCAATACAAATGCTAGGCCTATGCTCCCTGAGATGAGGGGAGCAGCTCGGCTTAGCGTAGAAATTTCTCAACGGGTGTTctatagccccccagggggcgttacggagccattggggggcattgagaattaaattaaattaaattcaattcaattaaattcatttatttcttcaggacattgcgaacatatacatacatgcacatatatgtAAAGGCAGGGTAGGTGTTTACAAGCATTACAAATTAAAATCCCAAACATACATCTAAAACCAAAACAGACCGTTCGTAACAAAGAAATGAAACACAATACAGACGCAAAAAACATGTCaatatgaagaaaaaaagagacagctgGGGGTTGGAGGGTGCTCAGTTGCAAATTAGTTTATGGCATtagtttatttgatttatttaatGCTAAggaggcattggcaggcttatgatgaggtcacagGGACATtgggagggttatgatgaggtcatggggttgagaaccactggcttagcgGAAGAGCAGGACAGACATCACGGGCCACAGCAGCAGGACTACGCTGGCCCCAGGTCCCGGGCCCACACCCCAGGCTCCGTTACACAGGTTTCCCTCACAGCACCTCACGTCTGCAGCCACTGACCCCAACTCTGATGACAGGTCCCCTGTGCAGATGCTGCTGGTGGCACAACCCCTCGCTTGAATGCTCTGTCCACCAGTTGTGACTggttttaaaaatgaaaaaaaaaaaaaaacagaggtgtGATTCAACTCTAATATTAGCATAGACTATGCAGCAATATTAAATAATACACcatagagaaaaaaagacagttgCAATGGGGTGTAGAATAGTTAAAAGTAGTATTATATCTCTATATTGAAACAGTAAGTATTCAAATTGACTATCAAAAGCCTACAATATGATCTAGTCTAAAGGCCAAATGGCGCCCTCTTTTGGGGACCTTAAATGAACTGTAATATGGTAAATCATTTCCTCAAGCTTATGTCTTTTCCCCTATCCTCTGGGCCTGTTCATCATTGTTGACCTGGATAAAGTCAGTTTTATGTTGGATAATAATTTAGCATTCAAAATGCACAAATACATATATGTGTAGTGATGAGCAACCTGGATTTAGAAGCTACAACCCAGTACCACATATTCCATAGGACCTGTTTTTACCTGTATAGTTCAACCAGGTGATAAGTCTaattcagggatgggcaacttttatggtaaggagggccacattttttcatcgccaccatggaagggccacatgaccacggatcaGACTGCAAttcgcagagttcgaggtgcagttgattgctgatgactgcccatattgtttggaaggaatagaatactccaCACTTAATACTCTATTacccaacagtataattacaacagattgattcagtagtcctttaaaaaaatatatgatcatttcttttttttaaattaggcctactgttttatctatgggccgcattgagtgaggaggcgggccgcatgtggcccccgggcctccagttgcccatctaaTTGGATAAgagcaggtcatttggaatatgtgccactggattgtagcttctgaatcgtggttgcccatcactgcataAGTCATATGCCTGAAATAACAAGCCTAGTGGCACATAAGGACATTCATTTTGAAGCTAGTTTGACAACTTTTTTTCTTCAGATAAGTCACgtagagcagggctggactggtaatctggcatacagggcattttcccggtgggccgacagtcctcaggggccgatactttcgtttttttgtttgtttgtttgtttcaaaatttCCCTTAGTATAGAGAcgggcccacaatttagatggggtggcccatcagtgcatccttaatatacagtggactgaggccCATCATAATTGTGGGGCTCAGAGGAGTATGGGGGtgggcagcggtgtagtctacttttttgaagtggctatactgtatattcgagcatttttggaagtctgtatactgtatatatttatgctattctaaataatggatcaatcaattttaagtgggtatactgaagccccgcgttgtacgtagactacaccactgggggtgggagtgaggggctagtctatgccaaaaatgtccCAGGCCGGTTTatggtcccagcccagccctgacatAGTGTGTGTAGGCTCCTTTGACTTCACCTCTGTCTCTGAATGTGTTCTCACCTGTGGCTGAGATGCAGCGGTCCTCATCACCGACACAGTCGATCCTTGATGAACAGAGCTGTCCAAACAGGTTGCAGGTGAAACACTGCCTCCCGTTGGAGCCACTATTTCCAATAGCTGGAACATAAACCATAAACTTTCTTCATGGGTCCATCTCAATTCAAACCTGCCCTCTCatttttgcttgtggccttgcgataCAAAGCCAGGTGTCACTGATGATAGAAATTTTacacaatatctcacaaaagcacaattcaaaggtaattttctccagagttgcataaagtagaagtagaagtactcttacagatgtaatcacaacactagtagtgtcatattacaaagttgaaaccatgtaatgtcCTACCAGCAGTGTTGCGATCACATAtaaatacttctacttctactttttacaactctggggtgaatttctcgaaaccaaagttgcttactacattagctacttctttgctttcaatgcattttcccattggcaactaccgaagtttctaacaggctaacaacttcccttttgagaaactcaccccagattgtcttgtttgcaattgggatgtagAATGAGTAAAAGCCTTGACACACCTTCCCCCATGAAGGCGGTGCATCAGCGAAGCAGGACACCACAAGCAAGAGGCGAGGACAGGAGGAACTAAAAAggggaaagaaatctggtgccacacggatgtctattttctgtaatttattttttagtgcagtgagacgcatgtcgaaacgttagtctcactgcactaaaaaataaattacagaaaatagacatccgtgtggcaccagatttctttcccctttttgcttatgttttagtcctgctctggttgcaccagattgttaatttagaagcgcggagtgcgtatctcctttgtttgaCAGGAGGAACTAGTTTGAAATGTACTTCACGTGCATAACCACACAGAACTCTCATTTTTTTACAAAGAGTGTTTCCTCATGCCTATaaccactagtggtgtggattggcactgtccctcacgatctgattcgatcacgattcgggaggtagcaattcgattcgattcgatccgattcaattctaccatgcattgcaatgcattacatttctactgaaagcaaagcaaatgtttaatcagtcatgatgagacaatacaagtagtcagatactgagcaccaatttattggctgttttctgtatcaatctatatcagtcttgcaatgttttgaagtgcttttatttaatttaacattcatttgctcccgaaatatccatggaagtaattgaaacttaaaaaaattgccggatcgattctggaacttgccggatcgattctggatcgtccatgccccgcattggattggatcgctgaatcgatcattgttgacaccacataTAACCACATAGATATCTGATTTGTATAAACCAAAATTTCCTCATGTGTGCAACCACATGGACTTTGCATTTGTACAAAGACAAGGAACAAATGTGATCGACCGATGAGGaaggagagatagtgagagattgCATCATCAGCATTACGTACTGTGTGAAGCATGCTTACTACTTGACAAGGACACAGTTGATGTTTGGGAACATTGAGGCAGCCTGTTCAGCCTCAATATTTTTATACGTTTTAGCTGACTAAAAATGTTTTATCCAAAAATGACATCcacaataatagcaacaataagcAGCAATAGCAAGAAACAATAACATGAAAGCTAACAAAGTCAACAAATCCATttaatttttcatgaatattctgTCAATGCAAAGTTACAATTTCAAAGGACCCCCTCTAGGGATCCCTGACACCACTAAGATCATCTTCAATTATTTACAGCTGGAGTAATAATGATGTAATATCGTACTTCTAAAGGCTTGGGTGTGAGTGCACTAATGTACCTGGAGGGGTCTGGGTGTTGCAGTTGTCCGTGTTGCAGCACAATGTGCTCAAGGTGACTCTTGCAGTTCCAACGTTCAGGGAGGCATTGATGCACCGTGATGAATTGAAGCAGCTTTTCGTGTTCACTTCAGTTTGTGTGCCCACTGAAAATAACAAGCCCATGAGAAACATAGTATAATATAGTGGTTGGATATTGTGGTTTTCTTAACCCTTAATACCAACCAACTTAGCCTACAACTAATGTATTATGAGTTAAACTGTGGAAAACACTATAAGTTGATATTTTGTATGTTGTATGAGTAGGTCATATACCAGTGCATGGTTTTATGACAGTAATGAATCCATGAAAAACCATACAAGTCCAAAAAATTGTAAAtgtccagaattgtaaatacctggtaacattaatttttaacattgacattaaaaaatcTTACATTATCATAATTAAGAAGCAATTTGTTTTCTGACTTCAAGAAAAATCTAAATAAGAAATGCAATGTTCcaactgcaaattaaaaaaaacataggcctctgttcaaaatgtgaaaatgtggacttgtatggttcttcgtctcagggcttCAGTTGCAAACTCTCACATGCGGAAATGGTGGTGGTCATACTGCTGCATGTGTCGAGAGCAGAGGACACACACGACTGTGAGGATCCACTGCAAGACCCAGATGTGCTGCTGCAGGTGATGCACGACAGTCCCTCAGCTGGAGATGAAGTtcacgcatgtacacatgcatccacacacacacacacacacacacacacacacacacacacacacacacacacacacacacacacacacacacacacacacacacacacacacacacacacacacacaccattagtcaTAGTAGATCAGGTAATGAGTGAAATCATTTGTTTTAACGCTAACTACCTCCTCTCTTTGGTTCATCAAAATGCAGACAGCCGACTCTTCAGAACTTGCGTAGCTGTGTGCAATGTGTTTGCAGCCCATAGAGAAAGCAGTAAATTCTGAAGAACTTGTCAACCTCTTACAAGctgatgaaaaactgaaagatTGTGGAACCAGCATTCCAAAGTTGAAAACCAAAAAACAGTTTGATTCTATCTGCTGTTAACATGATTGACTTCCCTAATTAATGCATTAACTTGGTTGAAGAGTAAGGTAGTTTTAAACACGGGCAGGGTTTACACCTCCATTTAGTTATTGTTCAACGATTGGAGAGATGCTGAGACAAGCATCTCAATGGGGCCACAGCCAATGGCTTCTATTATGCTTTATGTAGCATTTTgggaatatttttttctttcattcacaagATGCCAAACAAAACATGACAGGAAACTAATTTCGCTTTCAAACTACTTGATGAGATGCATACTTTTGAAGACAAATGCTGAGGATGGTTTCAAGAACAGATATAGACATGCTCATAAACAACCTTTTTAAAGCCGGTTGATACATAGTTCAAATTAaccaaataacggagacagcagcaaagaGTTGCTGGCTGCTGGCCTAAGCTAATTCCATTTTTCATTTGGTTAGGGTTGTTAGTGATACAGTCAGTGTAAGCATGTTGTTAGGTTACCGTACTGTATGTGATAAAAGGACCTGTaaaataatgtattactaaattcCGAATGCAATACACATCTTCATTGTCACATACTTCTTACCTTGACTGAAAAGCAGGAACATTATGGAAATTATTTGACGAGACATGTTGATGGTAAATGGAAGGATGAGTCTATGTTTGTATAGGCTATCAGTCGGCATATGTACCTGTCATTTGAAGGTGTGtctatataacattttttcattgcaataaCTGGTTAAACTGGTCCGTTTTGCTGTTTCAGAATGAGGAATATCAGATCAGATTGCTAACTGCCAAAG from Engraulis encrasicolus isolate BLACKSEA-1 chromosome 5, IST_EnEncr_1.0, whole genome shotgun sequence includes:
- the LOC134449159 gene encoding urokinase plasminogen activator surface receptor-like; amino-acid sequence: MSRQIISIMFLLFSQAEGLSCITCSSTSGSCSGSSQSCVSSALDTCSSMTTTISALGTQTEVNTKSCFNSSRCINASLNVGTARVTLSTLCCNTDNCNTQTPPAIGNSGSNGRQCFTCNLFGQLCSSRIDCVGDEDRCISATVTTGGQSIQARGCATSSICTGDLSSELGSVAADVRCCEGNLCNGAWGVGPGPGASVVLLLWPVMSVLLFR